From Salinirubellus salinus, the proteins below share one genomic window:
- a CDS encoding penicillin acylase family protein, with product MRDDFIHAAVTVACAALLVLSAVFAGGFLSLAAPVSGEAWGPAYGANDGSVADTVARTATGAKRVENPYGTATVRYDEDGVPHITASNERAMAFAVGYVHARDRLFQMDLQRRLMAGNLSAAFGAQAVESDRFHRKMGFEDAAEASWETIQGTESGESVAAYTEGVNRYMDAQPLPLEFRLNDYEPTRWDEVDTLLVGKLIAWQLTGDFRDVQQQTVEQRLPEAADLYPQQLDHDSAIVDRAVGGEVVAGETASMPTDAERASLEAPGDGGRAVGDMRALYESLAPYQTEPGIGSNSWVVSGEHTDSGTPIVANDPHLGLTVPPVWYEQHLVVEDGGERSLDVRGVAFPGLPVVVIGQNRDVAWGFTNVGADQTDLYSYVRPSEDTYLYEGEEREIERTTETIPVKDGEDVEVTIERTVHGPLLEREGEEVAVSWLGLAGTREAQGIRGLNHAEDIDDVEAAVRLMDTPTQNIVAADRDGGTYFRITGRYPIRTVDGETVPGNRVFNGSAGHGEWQGWEPYGQVDWDGPGFHDYEEVPHVRDPEYLATANQRTMDDPPFYISYSPGYADPYRGARIYDRLDARVESDDPVTREFMQQVQRDVRSAAAQEFKPIILNATDAMEPETRAAAALELEDFRGRMRQGSEDALLYALFRDHYRNATFYDEYHPAGLDESYYPKYSTLAGLPADSEWFDDERTPETETRADIVARAMRLAVEEREERGLETYADYNVVDLNHPFPVEALDYPEAPTDGSLFTVSNFRVNRGTQAGSSWRMVATFGSPSVGIIPGGQSANYFSPHYADQLDEWREGEYREFTFEVEGTREIVFVEGGESLAERRVTSDERGGSDGGAGE from the coding sequence ATGCGAGACGACTTCATCCACGCGGCGGTGACCGTCGCGTGTGCGGCCCTCCTCGTCCTGAGCGCTGTCTTCGCCGGGGGCTTCCTCTCGCTCGCCGCACCCGTCAGCGGCGAGGCGTGGGGCCCGGCGTACGGCGCCAACGACGGCTCCGTGGCCGACACGGTGGCCCGGACCGCCACCGGAGCCAAACGCGTCGAGAACCCGTACGGCACCGCGACGGTCCGGTACGACGAGGACGGAGTGCCCCACATCACCGCCTCGAACGAGCGGGCGATGGCGTTCGCCGTCGGCTACGTCCACGCCCGTGACCGACTGTTCCAGATGGACCTCCAGCGACGGCTGATGGCCGGAAACCTCTCGGCCGCCTTCGGCGCGCAGGCGGTGGAGTCCGACCGCTTCCACCGCAAGATGGGGTTCGAGGACGCTGCCGAGGCCTCGTGGGAGACCATCCAGGGCACCGAGTCAGGCGAGAGCGTCGCCGCCTACACCGAGGGCGTCAACCGCTACATGGACGCCCAGCCGCTGCCACTCGAGTTCCGGCTGAACGACTACGAGCCGACGCGCTGGGACGAGGTGGACACCCTGCTGGTCGGGAAACTCATCGCGTGGCAGTTGACCGGTGACTTCCGTGACGTCCAGCAACAGACCGTCGAACAGCGACTCCCGGAGGCCGCCGACCTCTACCCGCAGCAACTCGACCACGACTCTGCCATCGTCGACCGGGCGGTGGGCGGGGAGGTCGTCGCGGGCGAGACGGCCTCGATGCCCACCGACGCCGAGCGAGCCTCGCTTGAGGCACCGGGCGACGGTGGGCGCGCGGTCGGCGACATGCGCGCACTCTACGAGTCGCTCGCACCCTACCAGACCGAACCCGGCATCGGGTCGAACTCGTGGGTCGTCTCCGGCGAGCACACCGACAGCGGCACCCCCATCGTGGCGAACGACCCGCACCTCGGGCTGACGGTACCGCCGGTCTGGTACGAGCAACACCTCGTCGTCGAGGACGGGGGCGAGCGCTCGCTCGACGTGCGTGGTGTCGCGTTCCCCGGCCTCCCGGTCGTCGTCATCGGCCAGAACCGGGACGTGGCGTGGGGGTTCACCAACGTCGGCGCGGACCAGACCGACCTCTACAGCTACGTCCGGCCGAGCGAGGACACCTACCTGTACGAGGGCGAGGAGCGGGAGATAGAACGGACCACGGAGACCATCCCCGTCAAGGACGGCGAGGACGTCGAGGTGACCATCGAGCGGACCGTCCACGGCCCGCTCCTCGAGCGCGAGGGCGAGGAGGTCGCCGTCTCGTGGCTCGGTCTCGCCGGCACCCGCGAGGCACAGGGTATCCGCGGCCTGAACCACGCCGAGGACATCGACGACGTGGAGGCCGCGGTCCGGCTGATGGACACGCCCACGCAGAACATCGTCGCGGCCGACCGCGACGGCGGGACGTACTTCCGCATCACCGGGCGCTACCCCATCCGGACCGTCGACGGCGAGACGGTGCCCGGCAACCGGGTGTTCAACGGCTCCGCTGGCCACGGCGAGTGGCAGGGCTGGGAGCCCTATGGGCAGGTCGACTGGGACGGCCCCGGCTTCCACGACTACGAGGAGGTGCCACACGTCCGCGACCCCGAGTACCTCGCGACGGCGAACCAGCGGACCATGGACGACCCGCCGTTCTACATCTCGTACTCGCCGGGCTACGCGGACCCCTACCGGGGGGCACGCATCTACGACCGTCTCGACGCCCGCGTCGAGAGCGACGACCCCGTCACCCGCGAGTTCATGCAGCAGGTCCAGCGCGACGTGCGTTCGGCCGCCGCCCAGGAGTTCAAGCCGATCATCCTGAACGCGACCGACGCGATGGAGCCGGAGACGCGGGCGGCGGCAGCGCTCGAACTGGAGGACTTCCGCGGCCGGATGCGGCAGGGCTCCGAGGACGCGCTGCTCTACGCGCTGTTCCGCGACCACTACCGCAACGCGACGTTCTACGACGAGTACCACCCCGCCGGCCTCGACGAGAGCTACTACCCGAAGTACTCCACGCTCGCGGGCCTCCCGGCAGACTCGGAGTGGTTCGACGACGAGCGCACGCCCGAGACGGAGACGCGGGCCGACATCGTCGCCCGCGCGATGCGCCTCGCCGTCGAGGAGCGCGAGGAGCGCGGTCTGGAGACGTACGCCGACTACAACGTGGTCGACCTGAACCACCCGTTCCCCGTCGAGGCGCTCGACTACCCCGAGGCACCCACGGACGGCTCGCTGTTCACCGTCTCGAACTTCCGCGTCAACCGCGGGACGCAAGCCGGAAGTTCGTGGCGGATGGTCGCCACCTTCGGCTCGCCTTCGGTCGGTATCATCCCCGGCGGGCAGTCGGCCAACTACTTCTCGCCACACTACGCCGACCAGCTGGACGAGTGGCGCGAGGGCGAGTACCGCGAGTTCACGTTCGAGGTGGAGGGGACCCGTGAGATCGTCTTCGTCGAGGGAGGTGAGTCGCTCGCAGAGCGACGAGTCACGTCGGACGAGCGAGGCGGGTCCGACGGAGGTGCAGGCGAGTGA
- a CDS encoding DJ-1/PfpI family protein, with product MTAKLLLLAGDFVEDYEIMVPFQALQAVGHEVHAVCPEKETGDTVKTAVHDFRGDQTYLETRGHDFELNATMSEVAPADYDGLVVPGGRAPEYLRTYDEVLETVRHFFEHEKPVAAICHGPQILAAAGVLEGRTGSAYPACRAEVEAAGCSWVDGVVTDGNLVTAQAWPDHPEWIAQFLDVLGTEIQHGAAPAAADD from the coding sequence ATGACAGCGAAACTGCTGCTACTGGCCGGTGACTTCGTGGAGGACTACGAGATCATGGTGCCGTTCCAGGCCCTGCAGGCGGTCGGCCACGAGGTACACGCCGTCTGCCCCGAGAAGGAGACCGGAGACACGGTCAAGACGGCCGTCCACGACTTCCGTGGCGACCAGACCTACCTCGAGACCCGGGGACACGACTTCGAACTGAACGCGACGATGAGCGAGGTGGCCCCCGCCGACTACGACGGCCTCGTGGTACCCGGCGGGCGAGCCCCCGAGTACCTCCGGACCTACGACGAGGTCCTCGAGACGGTCCGGCACTTCTTCGAGCACGAGAAGCCGGTCGCGGCCATCTGTCACGGCCCGCAGATACTCGCGGCCGCGGGCGTCCTCGAGGGCCGGACCGGGAGCGCGTATCCCGCCTGCCGTGCCGAGGTGGAGGCCGCCGGGTGCTCGTGGGTCGACGGCGTCGTCACCGACGGCAACCTCGTCACGGCACAGGCGTGGCCCGACCACCCCGAGTGGATCGCGCAGTTCCTCGACGTGCTCGGTACGGAGATACAGCACGGGGCAGCCCCGGCCGCGGCGGACGACTGA
- a CDS encoding cytochrome c biogenesis CcdA family protein, producing the protein MEVDSLRIGLAFSAGVATFFAPCAFPLLPGYVAFYLGRGDGESDGTPTTGRVRRAAAVGLLASLGFFIVYGVLAAIVASLGASALADIALLEVFVGGLLVVLGVAMASGRVDTSAFHLPLPERRRSATGYLLFGVVYGVAAAGCTAPVFVGLALFALGNGPVGAAVTLGAYALGMSVLMVAVTLLSALGREGLLHVLQRNTGRVSRVAGALLALAGVTQLYLFVFDFDYLGVLRLL; encoded by the coding sequence ATGGAGGTGGACTCGCTCCGGATTGGACTCGCGTTCTCCGCCGGGGTAGCGACGTTCTTCGCGCCGTGTGCGTTCCCGCTCCTGCCGGGCTACGTGGCGTTCTACCTCGGGCGAGGTGACGGCGAATCGGACGGGACGCCCACGACCGGTCGGGTCCGCCGGGCCGCCGCGGTGGGGCTACTGGCCTCGCTGGGGTTCTTCATCGTCTACGGGGTCCTCGCCGCAATCGTCGCGTCGCTCGGGGCGAGCGCGCTCGCCGACATCGCCCTCCTCGAGGTGTTCGTGGGGGGGCTGCTGGTCGTCCTCGGCGTCGCGATGGCGAGCGGCCGGGTCGACACCAGCGCCTTCCACCTGCCGCTCCCCGAGCGCCGCCGGTCGGCCACCGGCTACCTCCTGTTCGGCGTGGTCTACGGCGTCGCCGCCGCCGGCTGCACCGCGCCGGTGTTCGTCGGACTCGCCCTGTTCGCGCTCGGCAACGGTCCGGTCGGGGCCGCGGTCACGCTCGGCGCCTACGCTCTCGGGATGTCGGTGCTGATGGTCGCCGTGACGCTGCTGTCGGCGCTGGGCCGGGAGGGGTTGCTCCACGTCCTGCAGCGCAACACCGGCCGCGTCTCGCGTGTCGCGGGCGCGCTGCTAGCGCTCGCCGGTGTGACGCAGCTCTACCTGTTCGTCTTCGACTTCGACTACCTCGGCGTCCTGCGACTGCTCTAG
- a CDS encoding potassium channel family protein — translation MEWVALLTGRGRRDAARRTSRRDRVLGYLLMLVVVTLAYTLIYQFLMDALEGIDREFSAAFLVVIESFTTTGYGEDANLWTTWQLRYYGALMQLTGVALVFLALPVFLAPWVEERISQTAPTSVEGLSDHVVIAGYTSRGQALVDELTSRTRPYVIVEPDRELANELYVETDLNVVHGDPELTEDLQGAGLDAARAVVADVDEEVNASIALAARSAEDVEIITFVEEPEMEVYHRYAGADEVLSPRQLIGESLAKKVTAGITPRLDGAIEIDEDFDIVELPVQAGSDIVGRTVADSGIREQTGANIVGAWFRGEFASPPPPQAHIDDQTILVVAGSEAQLSKVKDVTLSERRQFGSGHVIVAGFGEVGTTVAHEVEERETIVVDRRERPGVDVVGDITEAETLRKANVAEASTVILAVSDDTDAVFATLVLRELAPEIEVIARADATETVRKLYQAGADYVLALATVAGRMLASSILDEDVISFDQQVELVRISCGRLAGTTLAQADVRAETGVTVLAVERDGETLTDVGPDFRIEEGDALVVAGTDEDMSRFSSFVGE, via the coding sequence ATGGAATGGGTGGCGCTACTGACCGGGCGGGGGCGCCGGGACGCGGCGCGGCGGACGAGCCGCCGTGACCGCGTCCTCGGGTACCTGCTGATGCTCGTGGTAGTCACACTCGCGTACACGCTCATCTATCAGTTCCTGATGGATGCCCTCGAGGGCATCGACCGGGAGTTCTCTGCCGCGTTCCTCGTCGTCATCGAGTCGTTCACCACGACGGGCTACGGTGAGGACGCGAACCTCTGGACCACCTGGCAACTGCGGTACTACGGAGCCCTGATGCAGCTCACTGGGGTGGCGCTGGTCTTCCTCGCGCTCCCCGTCTTCCTCGCGCCGTGGGTCGAAGAGCGCATCTCCCAGACCGCCCCCACCTCGGTGGAGGGGCTCTCGGACCACGTCGTCATCGCCGGCTACACGTCACGCGGACAGGCACTCGTCGACGAACTCACGTCGCGTACCCGGCCCTACGTGATCGTCGAACCGGACCGCGAACTCGCCAACGAACTCTACGTCGAGACGGACCTGAACGTGGTCCACGGCGACCCCGAACTCACCGAGGACCTGCAGGGTGCAGGGCTCGACGCGGCCCGTGCGGTGGTCGCGGACGTGGACGAGGAGGTCAACGCCTCCATCGCGCTGGCCGCACGGAGTGCCGAGGACGTCGAGATAATCACGTTCGTCGAGGAGCCCGAGATGGAGGTCTACCACCGCTACGCGGGCGCTGACGAGGTGCTCAGCCCCCGCCAGCTCATCGGGGAGAGCCTCGCGAAGAAGGTGACCGCCGGTATCACGCCGCGGCTCGACGGCGCCATCGAGATCGACGAGGACTTCGACATCGTCGAGCTGCCGGTCCAGGCCGGCAGCGACATCGTCGGTCGGACCGTCGCCGATTCCGGCATCCGCGAGCAGACGGGTGCCAACATCGTGGGCGCGTGGTTCCGCGGCGAGTTCGCCTCCCCACCCCCGCCGCAGGCCCACATCGACGACCAGACCATCCTCGTCGTCGCGGGCAGCGAGGCCCAACTGTCGAAGGTGAAGGACGTGACCCTCTCCGAGCGCCGCCAGTTCGGCTCCGGGCACGTCATCGTCGCCGGGTTCGGGGAGGTAGGGACGACCGTCGCCCACGAGGTCGAGGAGCGCGAGACGATCGTCGTCGACCGGCGCGAACGGCCGGGCGTCGACGTGGTGGGCGACATCACCGAGGCGGAGACGCTCCGGAAGGCGAACGTGGCCGAGGCGTCGACCGTCATCCTCGCGGTGAGCGACGACACCGACGCAGTGTTCGCCACGCTCGTGCTGCGCGAACTCGCGCCCGAGATCGAGGTCATCGCCCGTGCCGACGCGACCGAGACCGTGCGGAAACTCTACCAGGCGGGGGCGGACTACGTCCTCGCGCTGGCGACCGTCGCCGGCCGGATGCTCGCCTCCTCGATTCTCGACGAGGACGTCATCTCGTTCGACCAGCAGGTGGAGCTCGTCCGTATCAGCTGTGGCCGTCTCGCCGGTACCACGCTCGCGCAGGCGGACGTGCGTGCAGAGACCGGTGTGACCGTGTTGGCCGTCGAGCGCGACGGCGAGACGCTCACGGACGTCGGCCCGGACTTCCGCATCGAGGAGGGCGACGCGCTCGTCGTCGCGGGCACCGACGAGGACATGAGCCGTTTCTCGTCGTTCGTCGGGGAGTGA
- a CDS encoding TlpA family protein disulfide reductase translates to MHTRRSFVRAGVVAGLATLAGCLGGSSDAAPEGETLQSLDVAGSPGGPVAVLPDEVTLLDYWATWCAPCKPQMAELRAVRERFPDLHMLSITNEADEAAIRSFWVEYDGTWPVATDTELRTNDRFGVTAMPTLLVFDASGAEVWRHVGLARAERIVERLREAGAGG, encoded by the coding sequence ATGCACACGCGGCGGTCGTTCGTACGGGCGGGGGTGGTGGCCGGGCTGGCCACGCTCGCCGGGTGTCTGGGTGGCAGTTCGGACGCCGCGCCGGAGGGTGAGACGCTCCAGTCTCTCGACGTGGCGGGGTCACCGGGTGGCCCCGTGGCCGTCCTCCCGGACGAGGTGACCCTGCTCGACTACTGGGCGACGTGGTGTGCGCCCTGCAAGCCACAGATGGCGGAACTCCGTGCCGTCCGCGAGCGGTTCCCGGACCTCCACATGCTCTCCATCACCAACGAGGCTGACGAGGCGGCTATCCGCTCGTTCTGGGTCGAGTACGATGGAACCTGGCCGGTGGCGACGGACACCGAACTGCGGACCAACGACCGCTTCGGCGTCACCGCGATGCCGACCCTGCTCGTCTTCGACGCCTCGGGCGCCGAGGTGTGGCGTCACGTCGGCCTCGCGCGTGCCGAGCGCATCGTCGAACGACTCCGCGAGGCTGGCGCGGGCGGGTGA
- a CDS encoding DUF7537 family lipoprotein produces the protein MNERTWTDVSPHSCWQPCCRSRGCSFLGAAPLGPGTPTPDAAPGGTATQTPTDGDTESATATPTAVPLPAGYGPSGAANLGVALDRHQTTLVDSGSFTVRYQATLLTDPGRSSLSAVRSTNVRRERGYEATNVSNGPVRERFVTNGTAYVRTGPVDGEASYDTAADAGYDPRAYTAADLVRPALENVTYKNAERIERGNRTFFRYRASEVRNLQSLLGSGVDPANVTAFDAGLVVAADGSVQRVVYQATVDRGAEQFTVQVRVDLVQQGGVVLDEPRWLDEAKRSA, from the coding sequence GTGAACGAACGAACATGGACAGACGTCTCGCCGCACTCGTGCTGGCAGCCCTGCTGTCGCTCTCGGGGGTGTTCGTTCCTCGGCGCCGCCCCGCTCGGCCCCGGAACACCCACACCGGACGCCGCGCCGGGAGGGACCGCCACCCAGACGCCGACCGACGGGGACACGGAGAGCGCGACCGCGACGCCGACGGCCGTGCCGCTCCCGGCCGGCTACGGCCCCTCCGGCGCGGCGAACCTCGGTGTGGCGCTCGACCGACACCAGACGACGCTCGTCGACAGCGGGTCGTTCACGGTCAGGTACCAGGCGACCCTGCTGACGGACCCGGGTCGGTCGTCGCTCTCGGCGGTCCGGTCGACGAACGTGCGTCGGGAGCGCGGCTACGAGGCCACGAACGTCTCGAACGGTCCCGTCCGTGAGCGGTTCGTGACGAACGGGACCGCCTACGTCCGGACCGGCCCGGTCGACGGCGAGGCCTCCTACGACACCGCCGCCGACGCCGGCTACGACCCCCGTGCGTACACGGCGGCGGACCTCGTCCGGCCAGCACTGGAGAACGTGACGTACAAGAACGCCGAACGCATCGAGCGCGGGAACCGGACGTTCTTCCGCTACCGGGCCAGCGAGGTCCGGAACCTCCAGTCCCTGCTCGGGAGCGGCGTCGACCCCGCGAACGTCACCGCGTTCGACGCGGGCCTCGTCGTCGCGGCAGACGGGTCGGTCCAGCGGGTCGTCTACCAGGCCACGGTGGACCGTGGCGCCGAGCAGTTCACCGTCCAGGTCCGCGTCGACCTGGTCCAGCAGGGTGGGGTCGTCCTCGACGAACCGCGGTGGCTCGACGAGGCGAAGCGGTCCGCCTGA
- a CDS encoding CDGSH iron-sulfur domain-containing protein, which translates to MREVTHEATGPRYLTEDDIDDEKGDIAVCQCGLSGDRPFCDGSHRATEDEAPDTRYKYDDDRPGERRVVEGFVFGSEPEDAERGERPRD; encoded by the coding sequence ATGCGAGAGGTGACCCACGAGGCGACGGGGCCCCGGTACCTGACCGAGGACGACATCGACGACGAGAAGGGTGACATCGCGGTCTGTCAGTGCGGCCTCTCGGGGGACCGCCCGTTCTGCGACGGCTCGCACCGCGCCACGGAGGACGAGGCCCCGGACACGCGGTACAAGTACGACGACGACCGCCCGGGCGAGCGGCGAGTGGTCGAGGGGTTCGTCTTCGGGTCGGAGCCGGAGGACGCGGAGCGAGGCGAGCGACCGAGGGACTGA
- a CDS encoding DUF262 domain-containing protein has protein sequence MRDSIASYLSELNDATFLPGLQREFVWSPAQIEGLFDSLIRDYPVGLVITWNIRRTERDHVAYEFIRDYVAGDGAVPDAVYDAGFQRYNEPADAGRFDTLVIDGQQRLNSVLVGLTGSIAQYVGGRGRSRSDVANWERQVLCVDLFGHPDYDEPSLAGDYTFRFRRAEGFGKTDRFGYDDEDGTHRFWHPLSAVVDENGRIGSVRSLRRDVRATVEDASVDADEATREELRDVAVGVVNDVVDRVLEHPLPSHEVSHETEHIREIFQRINTQGSDPKPYQLLLSNLMSYWPYLEESAGPLNPRARIEEWIERFQREYPGFQRQTTRRLFVRYSCYLLGRDLGGVRSVGEFERADFDRLHALWRAEGDDDDPYGTFVGSLDRAFQTLTQVGLTGETVDSGAYVALLAKFYYEQDGVVDAPNRNAVFHLFARLLLLRDSHGTLRRTKAREMLAALERTDESFDTFPGEWLFESLNVQPAPEDVRRAVSEARGAGAGEEFADADVAAVLGLLDEAYADGDVGEMVVDRVYPRSMAPADGVDRLGNLQLVEAETAAARTEPAPDEWLGTLTDNERVRIEAGNHYPEVTPEPDAFEAFVKAREEAIVGHLVDELVLGDAAATE, from the coding sequence ATGCGTGACTCCATCGCCAGCTACCTGAGCGAACTCAACGACGCCACGTTCCTCCCCGGTCTGCAGCGCGAGTTCGTCTGGTCGCCCGCACAGATCGAGGGGTTGTTCGACTCGCTGATACGGGACTACCCCGTCGGCCTCGTCATCACGTGGAACATCCGGCGGACCGAACGCGACCACGTCGCCTACGAGTTCATCCGCGACTACGTCGCCGGCGACGGGGCCGTCCCCGACGCGGTGTACGACGCCGGCTTCCAGCGGTACAACGAACCCGCCGACGCCGGTCGGTTCGACACCCTCGTCATCGACGGCCAGCAGCGACTCAACTCCGTGCTCGTCGGCCTGACCGGTAGCATCGCCCAGTACGTCGGGGGACGTGGACGCTCCCGGTCGGACGTGGCGAACTGGGAGCGACAGGTGCTCTGTGTCGACCTGTTCGGCCACCCCGACTACGACGAGCCATCGCTGGCCGGCGACTACACGTTCCGGTTCCGGCGCGCCGAGGGGTTCGGGAAGACCGACCGGTTCGGCTACGATGACGAGGACGGCACCCACCGGTTCTGGCACCCGCTGTCGGCGGTGGTGGACGAGAACGGCCGTATCGGGAGTGTCCGGAGTCTGCGCCGGGACGTGCGAGCCACCGTCGAGGACGCGTCGGTCGACGCCGACGAGGCGACTCGGGAGGAACTCCGGGACGTGGCCGTCGGCGTGGTGAACGACGTCGTCGACCGGGTGCTCGAACACCCCCTGCCCTCACACGAGGTTAGCCACGAGACCGAACACATCCGCGAGATATTCCAGCGCATCAACACGCAGGGCTCGGACCCGAAGCCGTACCAGTTGCTGCTCTCGAACCTGATGAGTTACTGGCCGTACCTCGAGGAGTCGGCTGGTCCACTGAACCCGAGGGCACGCATCGAGGAGTGGATAGAACGTTTCCAGCGCGAGTACCCCGGCTTCCAGCGGCAGACGACTCGACGGCTGTTCGTGCGGTACTCGTGTTACCTGCTGGGGCGTGACCTCGGTGGCGTCCGCAGCGTCGGGGAGTTCGAGCGCGCGGACTTCGACCGACTGCACGCGCTCTGGCGGGCCGAGGGTGACGACGACGACCCCTACGGCACGTTCGTCGGGAGTCTCGACAGGGCGTTCCAGACGCTCACGCAGGTGGGGTTGACGGGCGAGACGGTCGACAGTGGGGCCTACGTCGCCCTGCTGGCGAAGTTCTACTACGAACAGGACGGGGTCGTGGACGCGCCGAACCGGAACGCGGTCTTCCACTTATTCGCCCGACTGTTGTTGCTACGGGACTCGCACGGGACGCTCCGGCGGACGAAGGCCCGGGAGATGCTCGCCGCGCTCGAGCGCACGGACGAGTCGTTCGACACCTTCCCGGGCGAGTGGCTGTTCGAGTCCCTGAACGTCCAGCCGGCACCTGAGGACGTCCGTCGCGCCGTGAGTGAGGCCAGGGGCGCAGGAGCCGGGGAGGAGTTCGCCGACGCCGACGTCGCGGCCGTCCTCGGCCTGCTGGACGAGGCATACGCCGACGGCGACGTGGGCGAGATGGTCGTCGACCGTGTCTACCCACGGTCGATGGCACCAGCCGACGGCGTCGACCGGCTCGGCAACCTCCAGCTGGTCGAGGCGGAGACGGCCGCCGCGAGGACCGAGCCCGCCCCGGACGAGTGGCTCGGGACGCTCACCGACAACGAGCGGGTCCGAATCGAGGCTGGCAACCACTACCCCGAGGTCACCCCCGAACCGGACGCGTTCGAGGCGTTCGTCAAGGCCCGCGAGGAGGCCATCGTCGGCCACCTCGTCGACGAACTCGTGCTCGGCGACGCGGCGGCCACCGAGTAG
- a CDS encoding DUF3179 domain-containing protein, with amino-acid sequence MRRRRYLGVLGAGGLAGLAGCLDGLTGGGPGDGNTPSESATDGGDTATAAGRDGDTAGERTLVNGVRVPVPDSELRRGAGIDAIPAITDPLFAADWDGLEMDARSRTGIEYTSRPALVDDDRVLVVERDAVSGTLGTDEPTGLASARAYPLRVLNWHEIVNDDYGGPLLVTYCPLCASGVTAVRRVNESRAVFGVSGLLYRNALVMYDRQTRSLWSQIAAAAIQGVQTGDTLTLVPSTLTTWGEFRATHPDGEVLLPPPESNTVTGRDQTRNYDENPYAAYENTRRIGLGGEFDDDRLHPKTMVVGVAHDGVARAYPLQPVQDAGVVNDTVGDLPVVVAATAEGTLVAYERTVDGEPLTFEREGAFLVGGGSRWRVVGGRAVDGPHEGRRLAQANEVSPEFFFAWLDFHPETEVYGL; translated from the coding sequence ATGAGACGGCGACGCTATCTCGGCGTCCTCGGGGCTGGCGGGCTGGCCGGGCTGGCCGGATGTCTCGACGGGCTGACCGGCGGTGGGCCGGGCGACGGGAACACCCCCAGCGAGTCGGCCACCGACGGGGGCGACACCGCCACCGCAGCCGGCAGGGACGGCGACACGGCTGGCGAGCGGACGCTGGTGAACGGCGTCAGGGTGCCGGTCCCCGACTCGGAGCTCCGCCGTGGGGCGGGCATCGACGCCATCCCCGCCATCACGGACCCCCTGTTCGCGGCGGACTGGGACGGACTCGAGATGGACGCCCGCAGTCGTACGGGCATCGAGTACACCTCCCGACCGGCGCTCGTGGACGACGACCGGGTCCTCGTCGTCGAGCGAGACGCCGTCTCCGGGACGCTCGGGACCGACGAACCGACCGGGCTGGCGTCCGCCCGTGCCTACCCGCTCCGGGTGCTCAACTGGCACGAGATCGTCAACGACGACTACGGCGGCCCGTTGCTCGTCACCTACTGCCCGCTCTGTGCGAGCGGCGTCACCGCCGTTCGTCGGGTGAACGAGAGCCGCGCGGTGTTCGGCGTCTCCGGCCTGCTCTACCGGAACGCGCTGGTGATGTACGACCGGCAGACGCGGTCGCTCTGGTCGCAGATCGCCGCCGCGGCCATCCAGGGCGTCCAGACGGGGGACACGCTCACCCTCGTCCCGTCGACGCTCACGACGTGGGGCGAGTTCCGCGCGACCCACCCCGACGGTGAGGTGCTGTTGCCCCCGCCCGAGTCGAACACGGTCACCGGACGTGACCAGACGCGGAACTACGACGAGAACCCGTACGCCGCCTACGAGAACACCCGGCGCATCGGCCTCGGCGGCGAGTTCGACGACGACCGACTCCACCCCAAGACGATGGTCGTCGGCGTCGCACACGACGGAGTGGCCCGCGCGTATCCCCTCCAGCCGGTGCAGGACGCGGGCGTGGTGAACGACACCGTCGGCGACCTGCCCGTCGTCGTCGCCGCCACCGCCGAGGGGACGCTCGTCGCGTACGAGCGGACCGTCGACGGCGAGCCGCTGACGTTCGAGCGCGAGGGCGCCTTCCTCGTCGGTGGCGGGTCGCGGTGGCGCGTGGTCGGTGGCCGGGCCGTCGACGGCCCCCACGAGGGACGGCGGCTCGCGCAGGCCAACGAGGTGTCGCCGGAGTTCTTCTTCGCGTGGCTCGACTTCCACCCCGAAACCGAGGTGTACGGCCTCTGA